One window of the Phormidium ambiguum IAM M-71 genome contains the following:
- a CDS encoding PetM family cytochrome b6-f complex subunit 7: MSGEIFNAAFLAIVLVLVGLSMGFALLKIQGKEE, encoded by the coding sequence ATGAGCGGTGAAATCTTTAATGCAGCATTCTTAGCGATCGTCCTAGTACTAGTAGGCTTATCAATGGGCTTCGCATTACTGAAAATCCAAGGCAAAGAAGAATAA
- the pdxA gene encoding 4-hydroxythreonine-4-phosphate dehydrogenase PdxA, with amino-acid sequence MKIEKSFFTESGTKFRNDDSCPCLAVTLGDPAGIGPEVILKALADPAMTENCRVTVVGSRSLLYQTYSQLKEILPGESLADPDSLSIIDVGIPNVEDKISVGCGNAASGALSFAFLETAIAKTLAGEFQGVVTGPIAKSAWQAAGHNYPGQTELLAELAGVERFGMLFVARSPHTGWTLRSLLATTHIPLSLVPELLTPELMSQKLDLLVGCLQQDFGITHPRIAVAGLNPHSGEQGQLGVEEKYWIDPWLEWERKRRSDLVLDGPIPPDTMWVKPGQAWFGNHSNPALSTYDGYLALYHDQGLIPVKLMAFDRAINTTIGLPFVRTSPDHGTAFDIAGKGIANPESMKAALQLAVELVKQRS; translated from the coding sequence ATGAAAATAGAAAAAAGTTTCTTTACAGAAAGTGGTACGAAATTCAGAAATGATGATTCGTGTCCTTGTCTGGCGGTGACGTTGGGAGATCCTGCGGGTATTGGGCCAGAGGTGATTCTTAAGGCGTTGGCAGATCCGGCGATGACGGAAAATTGTCGGGTGACGGTGGTGGGTAGTCGATCGCTGTTATACCAGACTTATTCTCAGTTAAAGGAAATATTACCTGGGGAAAGTTTGGCCGATCCAGATTCTCTATCAATAATAGATGTGGGAATTCCCAATGTAGAGGATAAAATTTCTGTTGGTTGTGGTAATGCGGCTAGTGGGGCGCTTAGTTTTGCGTTTTTGGAAACTGCGATCGCTAAAACTTTGGCTGGTGAGTTCCAAGGTGTGGTGACGGGGCCGATCGCTAAGTCTGCTTGGCAAGCAGCTGGGCATAATTATCCTGGGCAAACTGAGTTGTTGGCCGAACTAGCTGGTGTGGAACGGTTTGGGATGCTGTTTGTGGCCCGATCGCCTCATACTGGTTGGACTCTCCGCAGTTTGCTGGCTACTACGCATATTCCTTTAAGTTTAGTACCAGAACTTCTGACCCCGGAATTGATGAGTCAGAAATTAGATTTACTAGTTGGGTGTTTGCAGCAAGATTTTGGGATTACTCATCCGAGAATTGCAGTTGCAGGTTTAAATCCCCACAGTGGAGAACAGGGACAATTAGGTGTGGAGGAGAAGTATTGGATCGATCCTTGGTTGGAGTGGGAGAGAAAAAGGCGATCGGATCTAGTTTTAGATGGTCCGATTCCTCCCGATACGATGTGGGTAAAACCTGGTCAAGCTTGGTTTGGTAATCATAGTAATCCGGCTTTATCTACTTATGATGGTTATCTTGCTCTTTACCACGATCAAGGTTTAATTCCTGTTAAGTTGATGGCGTTCGATCGAGCAATTAATACTACTATTGGTTTACCTTTCGTTCGCACTTCTCCCGATCATGGTACAGCTTTTGATATTGCGGGAAAAGGAATTGCTAATCCAGAAAGTATGAAAGCTGCTTTACAGTTAGCGGTGGAGTTGGTTAAGCAGCGAAGTTGA
- a CDS encoding protein-tyrosine phosphatase family protein, translated as MELFPIDKNGQLFISPDIDNWQPIIDSGIDVIFDLDGESDVGIPYLPNQIVYIYFSFEDRDLPNLEKLHSLARLGASLVKSGHRVLSHCGMGHNRSALVAGLILMYLGMSGTDAVNLLRQKRQGALYNKIFASYLENLYLVPETNWESDAFPIAA; from the coding sequence ATGGAACTTTTTCCCATAGATAAAAACGGTCAGTTATTCATTTCCCCAGATATAGACAATTGGCAACCTATTATTGATAGTGGTATCGACGTAATTTTCGATCTAGACGGTGAATCGGATGTAGGTATTCCCTATCTACCTAATCAGATTGTCTATATCTATTTCTCATTTGAAGATCGAGATTTACCTAATTTAGAAAAGTTGCACTCCCTGGCTAGACTCGGTGCAAGTTTGGTAAAAAGTGGCCATCGAGTACTATCTCATTGTGGAATGGGACATAATCGATCGGCTTTAGTCGCTGGGTTAATTCTGATGTATCTTGGCATGAGTGGGACTGATGCCGTAAATCTGTTACGCCAAAAGAGGCAGGGTGCTCTCTATAACAAGATTTTTGCTTCCTATTTAGAAAACCTATATCTAGTTCCTGAAACTAACTGGGAATCCGATGCTTTCCCAATAGCTGCTTAA
- the upp gene encoding uracil phosphoribosyltransferase → MKEVTIIDHPLIQHKLTLMRQIDTSTAKFRNLLREIGILLAYEVTRDLPLKYVDIKTPLSAMSAPMLAPEKKMVIVSIMRAGQGILDGILELIPSARVGHIGLYRDPTTLMAVEYYFKMPHDIEQRDVLIVDPMLATGNSAVAAVDRLKEFNPLSMKFLCLLAAPEGIAHFHEQHPDVPIYTAAIDEYLDEQGYIIPGLGDAGDRLYGTK, encoded by the coding sequence ATGAAAGAAGTTACTATAATTGATCACCCATTAATTCAGCATAAATTAACATTAATGCGGCAAATAGACACCAGCACCGCAAAATTTCGCAACCTTTTAAGAGAAATTGGTATATTATTAGCTTATGAAGTAACTAGAGACTTACCACTCAAATATGTAGACATTAAAACCCCTCTTTCTGCCATGTCTGCACCTATGTTAGCCCCAGAAAAAAAGATGGTAATTGTCTCAATTATGAGGGCAGGACAAGGAATTTTAGATGGAATTTTAGAATTAATTCCCTCTGCTAGAGTCGGACATATTGGACTATATCGAGATCCCACAACATTAATGGCAGTGGAATATTACTTTAAAATGCCTCATGATATTGAGCAGCGAGATGTATTAATAGTAGACCCAATGTTGGCAACCGGAAATTCCGCAGTTGCAGCGGTCGATCGCTTAAAAGAATTCAATCCTTTATCAATGAAATTTTTGTGTTTACTAGCGGCACCCGAAGGGATTGCTCATTTTCACGAACAACATCCCGACGTACCAATTTACACAGCAGCAATTGATGAATATTTAGACGAACAAGGTTATATTATTCCCGGTTTAGGTGACGCAGGCGATCGACTTTACGGTACCAAATAA
- a CDS encoding URC4/urg3 family protein — protein sequence MNNLIDYLQSPEAIRERCDRLFNLALDDKLQYFRVDLTKLEKCADYVIQVMSDDYPNLDIPFHSRWRHFEVGNVSRIAKLDEALAEFPSLEKAKIKFDLAIISVLLDAGAGANWQYLEQETGQIFRRSEGLAVASFRMFVQGAFSSNLDLPCQADAKGLKNLSLTALQQGFQVHENNPLVGVEGRLKLLESLGKVLIEKPGIFGRENPRPGNMVDYLLNQANHQLKASQVLKAVLIGLGEIWPGRLTIDNVNLGDVWIHSALAGIQESDRFIPFHKLSQWLTYSLLEPLQELGIEITELNQLTGLPEYRNGGLFLDIGLLQLKNPADLQKTHPVGSELIVEWRALTVILLDRIATTIRKKLNMTATELPLVKVLQGGTWTAGRKIALELRTGGIPPIKIDSDGTVF from the coding sequence ATGAATAATTTGATTGATTATCTACAAAGTCCAGAAGCAATTCGAGAAAGATGTGATCGCCTTTTTAATTTAGCATTAGATGACAAACTGCAATACTTTCGCGTTGATTTAACTAAATTAGAAAAATGTGCTGATTATGTTATTCAAGTAATGAGCGATGATTATCCTAATTTAGACATTCCTTTTCATAGTCGCTGGCGACATTTTGAAGTAGGAAATGTTTCTCGCATCGCTAAATTAGATGAAGCTTTGGCAGAATTCCCATCTTTGGAAAAGGCAAAAATTAAGTTTGATTTGGCTATTATTAGCGTTTTATTAGATGCTGGTGCTGGTGCAAATTGGCAGTATTTGGAACAAGAAACTGGGCAAATATTCCGCCGTTCTGAAGGGTTAGCAGTAGCAAGTTTTCGGATGTTTGTACAAGGTGCTTTTTCAAGTAACTTAGACTTGCCTTGTCAAGCAGATGCAAAAGGATTAAAAAACTTAAGTTTAACTGCATTACAACAAGGATTTCAAGTTCACGAAAATAATCCTTTGGTTGGAGTAGAAGGAAGATTAAAGTTACTGGAAAGTTTGGGAAAAGTTTTAATTGAAAAACCGGGAATTTTTGGACGAGAAAATCCTCGACCCGGAAATATGGTAGACTACTTATTAAATCAGGCCAACCATCAATTAAAAGCCAGTCAAGTATTAAAAGCAGTTTTAATAGGATTAGGGGAAATTTGGCCGGGAAGATTAACCATTGATAATGTTAATTTAGGTGATGTTTGGATTCATTCAGCTTTAGCAGGAATTCAAGAAAGCGATCGCTTTATTCCCTTCCACAAACTTTCTCAATGGTTAACCTATTCCCTCTTAGAACCATTACAAGAATTAGGTATCGAAATAACCGAATTAAACCAATTAACAGGTTTACCAGAATATCGCAACGGAGGTTTATTCTTAGATATTGGTTTATTACAATTAAAAAATCCCGCAGATTTGCAAAAAACTCATCCTGTAGGATCAGAATTAATTGTAGAATGGAGAGCATTAACTGTGATTTTGCTCGATCGCATTGCCACCACAATTAGAAAAAAATTAAATATGACCGCAACAGAATTACCATTAGTCAAAGTTTTGCAAGGCGGAACTTGGACTGCTGGAAGAAAAATTGCCTTAGAATTAAGAACAGGTGGCATCCCTCCAATCAAAATCGACAGTGACGGAACCGTATTTTAA
- a CDS encoding GTP cyclohydrolase II has translation MEKPTTTSKYKHIVLTSHPGRTSQKPVPIHWGKIDAMKRGPIIGTLTNAAQKNVIGTHSGSYSVYRALAIASGTLQANHRPDLTNTSPVVHIGPHPSWADPDKVVSLDPFGAIVGEVFQEYYQQEYDIRPTIAITKAHINMPELQEVVNQGILQVDGKILKENGNLVVTKIAVDPVWYLPGIAKRLNVKESYLRQVLFQQTGGMFPELVTRPDLHVFLPPIGGNTVYIIGGVEAITDPEKLLAVRVHDECNGSDVFGSDICTCRPYLVHGIEVCIQTAQAGGVGVIVYLRKEGRALGEVTKFLVYNARKRQEGGDRADAYFARTECVAGVQDMRFQELMPDVLHWLGITRIDRLVSMSDMKYNAIVNSGIEVIDRIAIPDDRIPEDAQVEIAAKQAAGYYTPKEVPDAIALSQIKGRSLSE, from the coding sequence ATGGAAAAACCCACAACAACATCTAAATACAAACATATTGTTCTCACATCTCATCCTGGTAGAACGAGTCAAAAACCAGTACCAATTCATTGGGGAAAAATTGACGCAATGAAACGGGGACCAATTATTGGAACTTTAACAAATGCTGCTCAAAAAAATGTTATTGGTACTCATTCTGGTTCTTATTCAGTTTATCGCGCATTGGCGATCGCATCCGGAACATTGCAAGCTAATCATCGTCCAGATTTAACTAATACTTCTCCAGTAGTTCATATTGGGCCTCATCCTAGTTGGGCCGATCCAGATAAGGTAGTTTCTCTCGATCCTTTTGGGGCAATAGTCGGTGAAGTTTTCCAAGAATATTATCAGCAAGAATACGATATTCGCCCAACTATTGCAATTACAAAAGCACATATTAATATGCCCGAATTGCAAGAAGTTGTAAATCAAGGAATTTTGCAAGTTGATGGCAAAATTTTGAAAGAAAATGGAAACTTAGTAGTTACGAAAATTGCTGTCGATCCAGTTTGGTATTTACCAGGAATTGCTAAAAGATTAAACGTTAAAGAAAGCTATCTACGACAAGTACTTTTTCAACAAACTGGGGGGATGTTCCCCGAATTAGTAACTCGCCCAGATTTGCACGTTTTCTTACCTCCAATTGGCGGTAATACTGTTTATATAATTGGTGGTGTAGAAGCAATTACTGACCCGGAAAAATTATTAGCAGTTCGGGTACATGATGAATGCAATGGATCGGATGTTTTTGGATCTGATATTTGCACTTGTCGCCCTTATTTAGTACATGGAATTGAAGTGTGTATTCAAACAGCACAAGCTGGCGGTGTGGGAGTAATTGTTTATTTAAGAAAAGAAGGGAGGGCATTAGGAGAAGTCACTAAATTTTTAGTTTATAATGCCAGAAAACGTCAGGAAGGTGGCGATCGTGCAGATGCCTATTTTGCCCGGACTGAATGTGTCGCTGGTGTCCAAGATATGCGCTTCCAAGAATTAATGCCAGATGTTTTACACTGGTTAGGAATTACGCGGATCGATCGCTTAGTTTCCATGAGCGATATGAAGTACAATGCAATCGTTAATTCTGGTATTGAAGTAATCGACAGAATTGCCATTCCTGACGATCGAATTCCTGAAGATGCACAAGTAGAAATTGCTGCCAAACAAGCAGCAGGTTACTATACTCCTAAAGAAGTTCCTGATGCGATCGCACTTTCTCAAATTAAAGGCAGAAGTTTATCAGAATAG
- a CDS encoding gamma-glutamyl-gamma-aminobutyrate hydrolase family protein yields the protein MKFHPPLIGVTTSIHSTTNDYCLRHEYITAIRLAGGLPMLIPPGEPNLNSILEWVDGILFTGGGDLDPKTYNGVEHPTIYNVNRERDRFELSLAKFALESDIPILGICRGLEILVVASGGKLVPHLPDEVGEKIMHRQAQSCPAEHNVHILPGTHLAQIMGVGETNVVSWHHQAASDIPNGWRLAATAADGVIEALEHEEHPWAFAIQWHPEISLNDTRQQRIFRTFVHSAQQRQMMLSQKAS from the coding sequence ATGAAATTTCATCCACCTTTAATTGGCGTTACAACATCTATACACAGCACGACAAACGATTACTGCCTACGGCATGAATATATAACTGCAATTCGTTTAGCAGGTGGTTTACCGATGTTAATACCACCAGGCGAACCTAACTTAAATAGTATTTTAGAATGGGTAGATGGTATTTTATTTACTGGGGGTGGAGATCTAGATCCAAAAACATATAATGGTGTCGAGCATCCAACAATTTATAATGTAAACCGAGAACGCGATCGCTTTGAATTATCTCTGGCTAAGTTTGCCTTAGAATCAGATATTCCTATTTTAGGAATTTGTCGGGGATTAGAAATATTAGTAGTAGCAAGTGGCGGCAAATTAGTACCTCATTTACCTGATGAAGTTGGAGAAAAAATTATGCACCGCCAAGCTCAAAGTTGTCCTGCTGAACATAATGTACATATTCTTCCGGGAACTCATCTAGCGCAAATTATGGGTGTAGGAGAAACAAACGTTGTTTCCTGGCATCATCAAGCCGCTAGTGATATACCTAATGGATGGCGTTTAGCAGCAACGGCAGCTGATGGAGTTATTGAAGCATTAGAACATGAGGAGCATCCTTGGGCTTTTGCAATTCAATGGCATCCTGAAATATCATTAAATGATACTCGTCAACAACGAATATTTCGTACTTTTGTTCACTCAGCACAACAACGGCAAATGATGTTGTCACAAAAAGCAAGTTAA